DNA sequence from the Sinomonas terrae genome:
TCCCAGCTGGCTGCCGCCGGCACCGAGAAGTAAGGAGGGGCCAGCATGGGTTCCCAAGACAATGCCCCCGAGGTCCGCCTCACCGACACCACCCTGCGCGACGGCTCCCACGCAATGAGCCACCGCTTCACCGAACGGCACGTCCGTGACGTCGTCCGTGCCCTCGACGACGCGAACATCAAGGTCATCGAGGTCACCCATGGCGACGGCCTCGGCGGGTCCTCGTTCAACTACGGCTTCTCCCTCACCCCAGAGCTCGACCTCGTCCGCGCCGCCGCCGACGAGGCCAAGGAGGCCAAGATCGCCGTCCTCATGCTCCCGGGCCTCGGCACCATCCACGACCTCAGCAAGGCCCACGATGCGGGAGCCTCCGTCGCGCGCATCGCCACGCACTGCACCGAGGCCGACATCTCCATCCAGCACTTCCAGCACGCCCGCAGGCTCGGCATGGAGACAGTGGGCTTCCTCATGCTCTCCCACCGGGTGGGCCCGGGGGAGCTCGCCCAGCAGGCCCGCATCATGGCCGATGCCGGCTGCCAGTGCGTCTACGTCGTCGACTCCGCCGGCGCCCTCATCCTCGATGATGTCTCCGAGCGCGTCTCCGCCCTCGTGGCCGAGCTCGGCGCCGACGCCCAGGTTGGATTCCATGGCCACCAGAACCTGAGTTTCGGCGTGGCGAACTCGGTCTTTGCCGCACGGGCCGGGGCCAAGCAGATCGACGGTACCCTCGTCGCCCTCGGCGCCGGCGCCGGCAACTCCCCCACGGAGGTCCTCGCCGCTGCCTTCGACCGCCTAGGGATCAGGACCGGCGTCGATGTCCAGGGCCTGATGGCCGCGGCCGAGGACGTCGTGAAGCCCTTCATCACCCGCATGCCCGTCATGGACCGGGCATCCATCATGCAGGGCTACGCGGGCGTCTATTCGTCGTTCCTCATCCACGCCGAGCGCGCCGCCGAGCGCTACGGGGTCCCCGCCCACCGCATCCTCGAAGAGGTCGGCAGGGCCGGCTACGTCGGCGGCCAGGAGGACATGATCGTCGACGTCGCCGTCCAGCTCGCCGGGCAGCGTCCGGCCGCCTGAGAGTTGCGATGCCCGCCCTCATCACGAGCAGGAGAGCCGCTGCTGTGACGGAGCGCGGGAACCTGAAACCACTCTGGCTGGTGGTCCTCGCCCTCCTCGCCACCGCAGCACCCCTGACCACCGACCTGTACCTTCCGGGCTTTCCCCGAATCCAGTCCGAATTCTCCTCCTCGGCCTCGGCGGTACAGCTGACCCTCACGGGCTTCTTCATCGGGATGGCCGTGGGACAGCTGGCCTTCGGTTCCCTCTCGGACCGGTTCGGCCGCATCGGGCCCCTCCTTCTCGGCACCGCCGGGGCCGTCGGATCCTCCGTCCTCGCCGCTCTGGCGCCCACGCTCGAGGTCTTCGTCGCGGCACGTCTGCTGCAGGGCCTGTGCGGAGCGGCCGGGGTCGTCATCGCCAGGGCCATGGTGGTAGACCTGACCGAGGGTGCCCAGACGGCCAGGACGATGAGCGTGATGGTTTCCATCACCGGCATCGCCCCTGTGGTGGCGCCTAGCCTCGGCGCCATGCTTGTCGGGCCGATCGGCTGGCGCGGGATCATGGCAACGCTGGCCGCGCTCTTCCTCCTCATGCTGGCAGGGGTGCTGCTGGTGTGCCGCGAGACGCACCCGCCCACGGCACGGGGACAGCTGAGCATCACAGGGGGCTTCGCCCAGCTCTTCCGGGTGCCGCGCTACCTCGGCTACGCAGGCCTCTACGCGACGGCGTTCGCGACCATGATGGCGTACATCTCGGCGAGTTCGTTCGTGTACCAGGACGTCATGGGGTTCACGGCGCCGGGCTACGGCCTGTTGTTCGGGATCAATGCGGTCGGGCTCGTCGCGGCCGGGTTCGTATCGTCGCGGCTCGCTGGTCGTTACGGTCCACGGCGGCTCATCAGCGCGGCAGTTCCCGCCCTCCTGGCCAGCTCGATCGTCGTCCTCGCAGTCGCCGTCGCGCCCGTACCCCGCTGGATCCTGGCGCTTCCCATCCTGTCCGCAGTGACCAGCGTCGGGTTCATCTTGGGCAATGCCTCGGCGCTGGCCCTCCAGGAAGTCCGCCGTGTCTCGGGCAGCGGATCGGCGTTCCTGGGAGCTGTCCAATTCCTGCTCGGGGCTCTGGTCGCGCCCCTTGCGGGCCTCGGCGGCGAGCATACCGCCGTTCCGCTGGGGATCATCATGACCGCCACCGCCGGATGCACCTGCATCCTCGCCTGGATGCTGGGCGGTACCCGAATGCCTGAGCGCAGGAAGTCCGCCAAGCAGCACTCTGAGGCCTTGCATCATCGAGCCACCTTCACCGTCCGCCGTTCCGTGCCCTCGGACCATGAGGCGATCCTCGGTCTGATGTCAGCAGCCCGAGGCGATTCCCGGAGCGAGACGGAGCGCTCTGAGCACGGGTTCGTTCAGGGGCTCATGGACGAGCCAATCCTCAGGCGTCTCGAGACCGGCCCGGGGATCTTCGTGGCGGAAGAGGCGGAAAGCGGCCGGCTCGCCGGCTTCGCCATGACCTGCCTGCCACACGCCGTCGCCCATAATCCGCCGGCTGCCCGAGCTGTAGAAGCTGCGGCAGAACGGAGGCCGGACGCACGGCGCTTCGTCTACGGACCCACCGCCGTCGACCCCGTCTTCCGCGGCCAAGGCGTGCTCACCATGCTCCTCCTGCATCTGTGCCAGGAACTCGGGAACTCGTACGAGGAGGGCGTCGCGTTCGTGGACCATGCCAACGGCAAGTCGCTCGCGATCCACACCCATTACGGAATGACCGCACTGCCGCCCTTCGTCCTCGGGGGCCACACCTACACGCCCTTCGTCTTCGGCCCAGACCTCTTCGTCCGGCCCTGACCCGTTGCAACCGTCCTCCGACTTCCACAGAACGAGACACGCACCAGCCCCGGTTCAAAGCCTTATGCGGTCTGGCTCCGGCTACCTTGTCGCCCCGTTGATAGCCGACCGTCACCGCGCGGCGACTCGGCTGCTGACCAAAAGGCGTAACCGCCGGGTGAGGGACGCGACGGCGCAGCGTGGAAGATGCGTTAGGGCGCACCCCAAAGGGTGCACGAGGATGAGGTGCCTTGAAAACGCAGGGTGGGCTTGGCGAGCAGGACAGCGCGCCGCAGGTTCCGAACCCTGGCCCGGGGACCAGGGCACCCGTCTACGTCGACCGCGATGTAATTCAGACTCCTACTTTGAAGCGCGAGACCACCGCTTCACCTCGTCTGCGCGGGGCGTCAGGCTCCCGATGATTCGTTCAGGCGCCCCGGCGAGAACGCCAGGGCTCCTCTCATCGAGAAGAAGCCTCTGGTGCGAGCTTCTCCAGCTGCACGCTCGGAACATGAATCCAGCCTTCCACACGGGCCAGGTCGACCAGTTCCTCAGCCGGGCGGTAGGTGGCCCCCACGGCCGCCGCCCGGCCGTGATCGTGGCGATGACGGCGTCAAACAGGTCGTGGGACTGGCAAAGCGCTTCCACGTTTCTCCACCAGGCCCGGCACCGCGGGAAGGCGAGGGACGGAAATAGGGGGAGGTCGGGCCATCCGGCGAGCCGGATCCCCCGGATCCCTTGGGAACACTGAGCCCCCTGCCGGATTCGAACCGGCGACCCTCTGTTTACAAGACAGATGCTCTGGCCAACTGAGCTAAGGAGGCGAAGCGCCCAGCGAGGGCGCACCCCACAAGGGTAGCAAAGCAAAACGGCCCGGCCCCCACCAAGGGGCCGGGCCGTCGTCGTACGTCAGCTCGGGCGAGCCGGGAAGGCTACGCCTTTGCCCGTGCGTCGAGATCCGCTTGGAGGAAGGCGTCGAACGCCTGGTTCGCGGAGTCGCCGATGCCCCACTGCTTGCCGTCGACGAACGCTGTCGGCGTCCCCGTCACGCCGAACGAGGCGGCGAGCGCAGTCGTGTACTTCACCCAAGGTCTATATGTCTTGCTGTCGACGCATTGGGAGATGTTCGCCCCGAGTTTGGACGCTATGTCTTTGAGCTGCTGGTCGGAGAGACCGGCCGACCCTTCAGCTGGCTGCTGGGCGTAGAGCTGCGAGAAGAAGTCCGCGTACTTGTCCGGGTATTGATTGGCGACGCACGCGGCCGCGGACGCGGCGCGGGACGAGTAGTTCGTCGTCGAGTTCTGGTCAAGGAAGGCGATCGGGCGGTACTCGAGCGTGATCTGCCCCGAGTTGCGCAGCTGGGTGAGCTTGTCGCCGTACGTCTTCTCGAAGTTGCCGCACACGGGGCAGATGAAGTCCACGTAGACAACAACCTTCGCAGGCTGGCCCTTGGGGGCCGCCTCGACGCCCTTCGCATTGGCCTGCTGGCCCTGCGAGGGTTGGGCGGTGGGCGTGGAGATCGTGGACGCGTTGACGGTCGACGCCGGCTCGGCAGTCACCGCGCTGCCCTTGCCGAGGGTGATGCCCCCGTTGGCATTCATGTTCGCTGGGCTCGGCCCGCTGTTCGCGATCGGGGCGTTCTGCTGCATCGACGAGGAGACGACGATCGCGATGATGGCGATGACCGCCACGAGCGCCACCACGACACCCCACCGGACGAGAAGCCGGTTCCGCTTCTCCTTCTTCTGCTGTGCCTCGCGGATCTGGCGGGCCTTCTCGCGGGCAGCGGCGGTCCGCTCCGCTTTCGTGGGGCGTGGTTGATTGGAGGGGCTCATTGTTCCTCGTGTCAGGTCGCGGCACGCCTCAGCGCGCCCGGTCGGCGTCGGGGACAGTGTATTCCAGCAGGCCTGAAGCAGCCCGGCAGAAGCACTTAACCGGCGAAACGATCGGCCAATCCGCGCGGTTCCTTGATTGCTCTGTGATCGTCGCCGCACCGCTCCCCGGTAGGGTGGAGGGAGATTCCAGCGAATGCGAGGTAGCGCGAGAGTGGATCAGGACACTGAACGGACAGCACCAGACACGGCGGCCAAGGACGGCAGGGCGGCAGGATCCTATGACTTCCTGGTCGTCGCGAACCGTTTGCCTGTGGATCGAGCCGGAGACAGCCCGGACGAAGGCTGGAAGCGCTCCCCCGGCGGCCTTGTCACTGCGCTCGCCCCGATCATGGAAAAGTCCGACGGCGCGTGGATCGGCTGGGTCGGCTCCCCCGACGAGGAGATCGAGCCCTTCGAATATGACGGCATGGCCCTCGTGCCAGTGGGACTCTCGGCCTCGGAGGTCGAGCTCTACTACGAGGGCTTCTCCAACGCGACCCTCTGGCCCCTTTACCACGACGTCATCGCCCCGCCCGAGTTCCACCGCACGTGGTGGGACGCCTACCGCCGCATCAACGAGCGCTTCGCCCTCGCCGTCCTGTCTCGCGCCGCCGACCACGCGACAGTCTGGGTGCAGGACTACCAGCTCCAGCTCGTCCCGGCGATCCTCCGTGCCCGGCGACCCGACCTCCGGATCGGCTTCTTCAACCACATTCCGTTCCCCCCGCCGGAGATCTTCTCCCAGCTCCCGTGGCGCCGTCAGGTCCTCGAGGGTCTCCTCGGGGCCGACCTCGTCGGCTTCCAGCGCCCCAACGACGCCCTGAACTTCGCCCGCGCGGCGCGGCGCTACGGCGGCGCCGGCGGCAAGGGCACGAATCTCCTCGTCGGCCGAGGAGAGCGCGCAGTCCACGCGGAGGCGTTCCCGATCTCGATCGACACGGAGCGCATCTCCCAGCTCGCGCGCCACCCGGAGATCCAGGAGCGCGCCCGGCAGATCCGCCATGATCTGGGCGATCCCAAGACGATCATGCTCGGCGTCGACCGCCTCGACTACACGAAGGGCATCCGCCACCGGCTCAAGGCGTTCGAGGAACTCCTCGTCGACGAGCGCGTCAAGGTCGGCGAGGTGACCCTCGTGCAGGTCGCGAGCCCGAGCCGCGAGCGCGTCGAGCAGTACCGCCTGCTCCGCGAGGAGGTCGAGGGTACCGTCGGCCGCATCAACGGCGCCTTCGACACCCTCCAGCACACGGCCGTCCGCTACCTCCACCACAATTACCCGGTCGAAGAGATGGTGGCCCTCTACCTCGCGGCGGACGTCATGCTGGTGACGGCGCTGCGGGACGGGATGAACCTCGTCGCGAAGGAGTACGTCGCGGCCCGCTACGACGGCAGCGGGGCGCTGGTCCTGAGCGAGTTCACCGGCGCCGCAGACCAGCTCAAGCAGGCATTGCTGATCAACCCGCACGACATCGCGGGGCTCAAGGAAGCGATGGTTGCAGCCATCAACCTGCCGCCCGGCGCGGCGAGCCGCCGCATGAAGGCGATGCGGCGTCAGATCATTGTCCACAACGTCGAGGAATGGTCGGCTGCCTTCCTCAACCGTCTTGCGGAGGTCACCCATGGCTAGCCCAGCAGTCCCTTCGGAGCTGCGCAGCGCACTCGAGCGGCTCGCCGCCGTCGACCGCTTGCTGGTGGCCCTCGACTTCGACGGCGTCGTCGCCCCCATCGTCGAGCGGGCTGAGCAGGCCCGCCCGCTCCCGGAGACTGCCGCAGCGGTGGCCGAGCTTGCGGGCCTCGCGGGGACGTGGACCGCCTACGTCTCGGGCCGGTCGCTCGCGAGCCTGACCGACGTCGCCTCCCCTGACCCCCGCACGCTGCTCATCGGAAGCCACGGGGCCGAGGTCCGTCTCGATGGCCAGGAGCATCCAGTGGCTCTGGACGAGGACCAGCGCCGCGCGCTTGAGGCGCTGCACGCCGCCTTCGCGCAGGTCGCCGCGCACGCCCCGGGGACGTGGGTCGAGGAGAAGCCGGCCGGGCGCGTCCTCCACACGCGCCAGGCGGACGACGACGTCGCCGAGGCCGCCGTGGGGGCGGCTCGCGAGCGCTTGGCCGAACGAGGGGACATCTACCTCAAGACGGGCAAGCGCGTCCTCGAGGGCTCCGTGGTCCATGCGACGAAGGGCGAGGGAATCGCCTTCCTGCGTCAGGTCACCGAGGCGGACGCCGTCCTGTTCGCCGGCGACGACGTCACCGACGAGGACGGCTTCCTCGCCTTGGAGGCGGGCGACGTCGGGATCAAGGTGGGCGACGGCGAGACGGCGGCGGCCTTCCGTGTGCGGGAGCCCGGCGACATCGCCGAAGCGATGGCGCTTCTCGTGCTGCTGCGCGGGGCGCACCGCCCCGAGCACAGGGCAGAGCGCGCCACATAACTATTCGGCCACGGCCACCCCTGTGGGAGACGTCACACTTGGGAACAAGGTGTGACACATGCCATACTCGTTTGTGAGCCGGGGTAGACCGCCTCGGCTCGCTCCATGCCAGAATCGGCGATGCCAGCTTGGGCAGCCCCTGACGGCATACAACTGAACAACACGAACCATTCACTACGGATCGTCCGGCACGTACCTGCCGGTGAAGGGACAGATTACTGTGGCAACAGTGACGTTCGACAACGCAACACGCCTGTACCCGGGCACCGATAAGCCCGCGGTGGACAAGCTCAACATCCAGATCGCAGACGGCGAATTCCTCGTTCTGGTCGGCCCCTCCGGCTGCGGAAAGTCCACCTCCCTGCGCATGCTGGCTGGCTTGGAGGACGTCAACTCCGGCCGCATTCTGATCGGTGATCGCGACGTCACGGACGTCCCGCCGAAGGATCGCGACATCGCGATGGTGTTCCAGAACTACGCCCTGTACCCGCACATGACGGTCGCGGACAACATGGGCTTCGCCCTCAAGATCGCGGGGGTGTCGAAGGAGGAGCGCGCACAGCGTGTTCGCGAAGCCGCGAAGCTCCTCGACCTCGAGCAGTACCTCGACCGCAAACCGAAGGCCCTCTCCGGTGGCCAGCGTCAGCGCGTCGCGATGGGCCGCGCCATCGTCCGTAACCCGCAGGTCTTCCTCATGGACGAGCCGCTCTCGAACCTCGACGCCAAGCTCCGTGTCCAGACCCGCACGCAGATCGCGTCGCTCACCCGCCGCCTCGGCGTCACCACGGTCTACGTCACCCACGACCAGGTCGAGGCGATGACCATGGGCGATCGCGTCGCGGTGCTCAAGGATGGCCTCCTGCAGCAGGTGGACACGCCGCGCAACCTCTACGACAAGCCCCAGAACGTCTTCGTGGCCGGCTTCATCGGCTCGCCCGCGATGAACCTCCTCGAGCTTCCCGAGGCCGACGGCGGCGTCCAGTTCGGCGGCGCCGTGTACCCGGTTTCCCGCGATGTCCTTGCCGAGGCTTCGGGCAACACGGTCACGCTCGGCGTTCGGCCGGAGGACCTCGAGTCCACGACCCAGGGCGATGGCCTCGCGGTCGAGGTCGACGTGGTCGAGGAGCTCGGCGCCGACGCCTACATCTACGGCCACACCAATGTGAACGGCCAGTCTCATGACATCGTCGCCCGTACTGACGGCCGCCGCCCTCCGATGAAGGGTGACACGGTGTGGGTGCGCCCGCAGCAGGGTCACGTCCACCTGTTCGATACGAAGTCGGGCGAGCGCCTCGGCTAGTCTGGTCAGGACACAGCGCTGTGCCCGCCGGTTCTCCGGCGGGCACAGCCGTTTCCCCGGGAAATGAGCATGATGAACGGCGCCAACTGGCAGGACGAGCCGACCGACTACGACATGCTGGGCAAGCTTCCCCGCAAGCAACCGCTCAACGATCCGCCCCCCGCGAACGTCATGGGGTCCCTCAGCATCACGGCCGCGGCGGCTGACCCCGAGCTCCTGGACCTCCCGTGGCACATAGCCCTCGAGGAGTGGCCCGAGGAGTACCTCGCCGCCCTCCCCCGCGGTATCTCGCGGCACATCGTGCGCTTCGCGAAGCTCGGCGGCTCGGTCATCGCCGTCAAGGAGACGGGCGAGCACATCGCCCGGCACGAGTACCACATGCTGCGCCGCCTCCAGCGGCTCGACGTCCCCTGTGTGGAGCCGGTCGCCGTCATCCGCGATCGCCAGACGCCAGACGGCCGGCCACTCGACCCCGTGCTCGTGACGCGCCACCTGAAGTTCTCGCTCCCCTATCGCGCACTGTTCTCCCAGATGCTGCGCAAGGACACGCTCACGCGCCTCATCGATGCGCAGGCGCTCCTCCTCGTGCGGCTGCACCTCATCGGCTTCTACTGGGGCGACGTTTCGCTCTCCAACACGCTCTTCCGGCGCGACGCGGGGGCGTTCGCCGCCTATCTCGTGGACGCCGAGACTGGCGAGCTATACCCGGACCTCTCTACCGGCCAGCGCGAGTACGATCTCGAGATCGCCCGGGTCAACATCGCCGGCGAGCTCATGGACCTCCTCGAGGGCGGGCTGATCGACACCGAGGTCGATCCGGTCGCTACGAGCGAGCGCATCA
Encoded proteins:
- a CDS encoding alpha,alpha-trehalose-phosphate synthase (UDP-forming), whose amino-acid sequence is MRGSARVDQDTERTAPDTAAKDGRAAGSYDFLVVANRLPVDRAGDSPDEGWKRSPGGLVTALAPIMEKSDGAWIGWVGSPDEEIEPFEYDGMALVPVGLSASEVELYYEGFSNATLWPLYHDVIAPPEFHRTWWDAYRRINERFALAVLSRAADHATVWVQDYQLQLVPAILRARRPDLRIGFFNHIPFPPPEIFSQLPWRRQVLEGLLGADLVGFQRPNDALNFARAARRYGGAGGKGTNLLVGRGERAVHAEAFPISIDTERISQLARHPEIQERARQIRHDLGDPKTIMLGVDRLDYTKGIRHRLKAFEELLVDERVKVGEVTLVQVASPSRERVEQYRLLREEVEGTVGRINGAFDTLQHTAVRYLHHNYPVEEMVALYLAADVMLVTALRDGMNLVAKEYVAARYDGSGALVLSEFTGAADQLKQALLINPHDIAGLKEAMVAAINLPPGAASRRMKAMRRQIIVHNVEEWSAAFLNRLAEVTHG
- a CDS encoding DUF4032 domain-containing protein, producing the protein MSMMNGANWQDEPTDYDMLGKLPRKQPLNDPPPANVMGSLSITAAAADPELLDLPWHIALEEWPEEYLAALPRGISRHIVRFAKLGGSVIAVKETGEHIARHEYHMLRRLQRLDVPCVEPVAVIRDRQTPDGRPLDPVLVTRHLKFSLPYRALFSQMLRKDTLTRLIDAQALLLVRLHLIGFYWGDVSLSNTLFRRDAGAFAAYLVDAETGELYPDLSTGQREYDLEIARVNIAGELMDLLEGGLIDTEVDPVATSERIMDSYRNLWAELTEKESFELGERWRVSARIRRLNELGFDVEEYAIKTTAGGSTIQLQPKVVDAGHHQRRLLRLTGLDAQENQARRLLNDMDSFRADNFPDQDEEIAAHAWVSQVFEPIVRAIPKELSGKLEPAEVVHQVLEHRWYMSEKLDRHVPLAETLQSYIDTVLRHRRDEAAIMLNPDTQTLKILEAEAARQAEDEFDDDEADVDVEDPVQAD
- a CDS encoding ABC transporter ATP-binding protein; the protein is MATVTFDNATRLYPGTDKPAVDKLNIQIADGEFLVLVGPSGCGKSTSLRMLAGLEDVNSGRILIGDRDVTDVPPKDRDIAMVFQNYALYPHMTVADNMGFALKIAGVSKEERAQRVREAAKLLDLEQYLDRKPKALSGGQRQRVAMGRAIVRNPQVFLMDEPLSNLDAKLRVQTRTQIASLTRRLGVTTVYVTHDQVEAMTMGDRVAVLKDGLLQQVDTPRNLYDKPQNVFVAGFIGSPAMNLLELPEADGGVQFGGAVYPVSRDVLAEASGNTVTLGVRPEDLESTTQGDGLAVEVDVVEELGADAYIYGHTNVNGQSHDIVARTDGRRPPMKGDTVWVRPQQGHVHLFDTKSGERLG
- the dmpG gene encoding 4-hydroxy-2-oxovalerate aldolase — translated: MGSQDNAPEVRLTDTTLRDGSHAMSHRFTERHVRDVVRALDDANIKVIEVTHGDGLGGSSFNYGFSLTPELDLVRAAADEAKEAKIAVLMLPGLGTIHDLSKAHDAGASVARIATHCTEADISIQHFQHARRLGMETVGFLMLSHRVGPGELAQQARIMADAGCQCVYVVDSAGALILDDVSERVSALVAELGADAQVGFHGHQNLSFGVANSVFAARAGAKQIDGTLVALGAGAGNSPTEVLAAAFDRLGIRTGVDVQGLMAAAEDVVKPFITRMPVMDRASIMQGYAGVYSSFLIHAERAAERYGVPAHRILEEVGRAGYVGGQEDMIVDVAVQLAGQRPAA
- a CDS encoding DsbA family protein, which translates into the protein MSPSNQPRPTKAERTAAAREKARQIREAQQKKEKRNRLLVRWGVVVALVAVIAIIAIVVSSSMQQNAPIANSGPSPANMNANGGITLGKGSAVTAEPASTVNASTISTPTAQPSQGQQANAKGVEAAPKGQPAKVVVYVDFICPVCGNFEKTYGDKLTQLRNSGQITLEYRPIAFLDQNSTTNYSSRAASAAACVANQYPDKYADFFSQLYAQQPAEGSAGLSDQQLKDIASKLGANISQCVDSKTYRPWVKYTTALAASFGVTGTPTAFVDGKQWGIGDSANQAFDAFLQADLDARAKA
- the otsB gene encoding trehalose-phosphatase codes for the protein MASPAVPSELRSALERLAAVDRLLVALDFDGVVAPIVERAEQARPLPETAAAVAELAGLAGTWTAYVSGRSLASLTDVASPDPRTLLIGSHGAEVRLDGQEHPVALDEDQRRALEALHAAFAQVAAHAPGTWVEEKPAGRVLHTRQADDDVAEAAVGAARERLAERGDIYLKTGKRVLEGSVVHATKGEGIAFLRQVTEADAVLFAGDDVTDEDGFLALEAGDVGIKVGDGETAAAFRVREPGDIAEAMALLVLLRGAHRPEHRAERAT
- a CDS encoding multidrug effflux MFS transporter → MPALITSRRAAAVTERGNLKPLWLVVLALLATAAPLTTDLYLPGFPRIQSEFSSSASAVQLTLTGFFIGMAVGQLAFGSLSDRFGRIGPLLLGTAGAVGSSVLAALAPTLEVFVAARLLQGLCGAAGVVIARAMVVDLTEGAQTARTMSVMVSITGIAPVVAPSLGAMLVGPIGWRGIMATLAALFLLMLAGVLLVCRETHPPTARGQLSITGGFAQLFRVPRYLGYAGLYATAFATMMAYISASSFVYQDVMGFTAPGYGLLFGINAVGLVAAGFVSSRLAGRYGPRRLISAAVPALLASSIVVLAVAVAPVPRWILALPILSAVTSVGFILGNASALALQEVRRVSGSGSAFLGAVQFLLGALVAPLAGLGGEHTAVPLGIIMTATAGCTCILAWMLGGTRMPERRKSAKQHSEALHHRATFTVRRSVPSDHEAILGLMSAARGDSRSETERSEHGFVQGLMDEPILRRLETGPGIFVAEEAESGRLAGFAMTCLPHAVAHNPPAARAVEAAAERRPDARRFVYGPTAVDPVFRGQGVLTMLLLHLCQELGNSYEEGVAFVDHANGKSLAIHTHYGMTALPPFVLGGHTYTPFVFGPDLFVRP